The genomic segment CGGTTTGGCAATATTTCTGTCAACTGCACAACCGGCTCCTGCAAACCCGCCGAAAATACAGAGCGGCAGGATGTATGTTCCGTTTATAACCGCTTCAAACGCACTTGAAGGAAATAATTGCAGCAGCGATTCTCTAACGCCGAGAACTTGTATATCCGAAATACCTTCTACAAAAATAGGAATCCGGGCTGGTGTATGAAGCAGCACTGACAGTAATCCGATAAAGGAAAGCAGTAATGCGGCCGCGCAGATAATAAGACCGGTAATAAGCGCTACTTTCAGCAAACTTCTATTTTCGCGTAATTCAAAGATGCTGAGCGTAAATCCGAAAAACACCGCCGGATAGAGGGCATACCGTCCGAACTGTACCGCTGCTTTTGATAAAAAGTCTGCCGCTTCTATAAACAGCGCATTTTCGGTTCCCGCAACGAGCGCAAAGGTTACGCCCAACACAATACCGATAAGATATTTCAGCCAAATTTTCATAACGGTTGAGTGTAACTCAAAGATTGTACTGCGTCAACTCAATTGGACTTACAATGGGGATGGGCTGTCGAAAAAGTAATCGGCTTTTGAGACAACCTTATCCCCGTAAGAAAGGCTTATTTTTTCATCAAACCTACACCGGACTTCCATGCCTGTCCGACTTTTTCGCCGATTGCATAGTAGCCGTTTTGGAATTGATCAAAAATGAATGCGTTCAGTTTTGCCGATTCAACCTTGCCTTTTTCGTTTAAAACCGCCTCATCAGCCAGAACCCCGACAATTTCTCCGACAACATAAAATCCGAACACAGCGTTTTTTATTTCCACAACTTTGCATTCAAGTGTGAGCGGAAACTCCTCGATAATCGGCGCATCAACCTTCTTGCTTTTTACCGCAGTTAAGCCGCTGCGTTCAAATTTATCCGGCATCTTATTTCCGCTTGCAATCCCGAAAAAATCCGCTTCCGCTATATGAGGAATATCGGCGACACTAAGCGTAAACGCCTGCTTGTGTTTGAGATTGGCCGCTGTCTTATGGCTTTCATCGATATTCATCAACACCATATTTTCGGCACAAATACCACCCCAAGCCATGTTCATCACATCGACTTTTCCATCCTCGCCGTAGGTTGCTACCATTAATACCGGCATCGGGAATAAGAAAGGGTGAACTCCCAATTCTTTCTTTGCATTTTTCTGCATTGTGTTCTCCTATATACCCCTCACAATTGATTATTGAGAAGCAGTGTATGTGTAGGGTATCCTTACAGCTTGTGCATTTTCTTAGGCTGCGTCATGTTCTCCGGTTTCAGAATTTCGTCAAGCGCTTCCTTCGATAATAAACCGCGTTCCAACACAAGGTCGTAGACGCTGCGGTCATCTTTGAGGGCAGTCTTGGCAATATCGCTTGAGATTTCGTAGCCGAGTACCGGATTAAGCGCCGTCACCAAGCCGATACTTCGATAGGTCAGCTCCTTGCACCGCTCTACATTCGCGTCGATGCCGTCGATACAGCGCAGCCGAAGCGTAGACATACCGTTATTTAAAATCGAAATCGATTCCAAAATACTGTAAATAATAACCGGTTCAAAGACGTTCAACTCCAACTGCCCCGCTTCGGATGCCATCATTACCGTTGTATCGTTTCCGATAACGCGGAAGCATACCTGATTCATCACTTCGGGGATAACCGGATTGACCTTACCCGGCATAATCGATGAACCCGGCTGCATTGCCGGAAGATGTATTTCGTTCAACCCGGCGCGCGGCCCCGAGCCAAGCAGACGAAGGTCATTGCATATCTTTGAAATTTTTACCGCAAGACGTTTCAGCTGCCCCGAATAGGAAACAAAGCAGGTAGTGTCATTTGTTGCGGCAATCAAATTCTTCGCCTTCGTAACAGGATAACCGGAAATTTCTGCGAGCCGTTTTGTTACCAAATCCGCATAGGCAGGGTCGCTGTTGATACCGGTGCCGATAGCGGTTGCCCCCATATTGATTTCGAGTAAGCCGGAAACAGCATGCCGGATATGCGGCACCTCCCCTTCCAAACTCGCCGCATACGATTCAAATTCCTGACCAAGCGTCATCGGCACCGCATCCTGCAGCTGGGTACGCCCCATCTTGATATGCCCGCCGAATTCTTTTCCTTTTTTACGGAAAGATGCGATCAAGTTTTCAAGCTCGGTAACCAGGCTTTCCGTATGTAAACAAATACCGAGTTTTGCTGCCGTCGGATACGCATCGTTGGTAGACTGCGCAAGATTGATGTGATTATTCGGATGGCAGAATGTATATTCGCCTTTTTTATGCCCCAGCAGTTCAAGTGCACGGTTTGCAATCACCTCATTTGCGTTCATGTTGGTAGACGTTCCCGCACCGCCTTGAATCATATCCGCAGGGAATTGATCATGCAGTTTACCGGCAATAATTTCTTTACAAGCAGTGATAATGGCTTCCGCTGCCGGTTTTTCCAACAACCCTAATTCATAGTTTGCCTGTGCCGCCGCCTGCTTAACCATCGCAAGGGCTTTGATAAACCCCGGATAGGCGGAAAGATGCACGCCGGTAATATTGAAGTTTTCCATACAACGGAGCGTTTGTACGCCGTAATATGCCTCATCGGGAACATCCCGATATCCTAAAAGATCATGTTCTTCCGCATTGTTTCCTCCTAAATTTTTTGGCAGTTGAATTTTCTTATTTCTGTTGCAACTCGTGGAGTGAATCAAAAGGATAAACACCACTTACGGTTGTCTCGATTCGATTACCGGCGGATGAGCCGAATATAACCGGAGCATCCGGCTGCATAAACTCGGAGATAACCTGCCGGCACGCGCCGCACGGCCCCACCGGATAATCCGCATCGGGGGTTGCGATTGCAATAGCCGTAAAATTTCTTTTACCCATTGCAACCGCGCTGAAAATAGCGGTGCGTTCGGCGCAGTTGGTCAATCCGTAAGAACGGTTTTCAACATTCACACCGGTAACGACGCACCCATCATCAAGCAGTAATGCGGCGCCTACTCTAAAATGAGAATAAGGGGCGTACGCATTTTTTGCCGCTTCCAGAGCTTGTTCAAAGAGATGATCATACTTACTTGAATCTTTCATACTACTATTATACCATATAGACTATGAAAATTACAGCTTTCGATAATCGTTTTATTATTTTTCCTATTCTTTTTTTATTCATATACATATTTGCAGCGGCAGTCCCCCTCGGTTCGGATATTTATTTTCAGCCGGTGTGGGTGCGCACTATCACGCCGGATACCGCACAGGCGGAACTTGAAGGAATAACCGATACGGCCGAAACCGTAGAGAGGCAAGTATCGGCGGAACAATTTATCGGGAAGGAACCTAAAGTATTTCTTACGGAGAACAGATTCGGTTATTTTACTGCCGGCGGCGAATTGCTCCGCTCATCCCCCGTTACACAGCGGATTTCGGCTTCGTCCGCAGCGTGGACTGAATACGGAAGCGATGCCGCCCAAACGCCGATTTACCGCCCCGACGGTTCTTTGATAACCGTTATCGAAGAGCAGGGGTTTGTATATGTTGATGGAGACCGCTTTTATCTTTTTGAGCCTGGCGGCAGCGCCGTCAAACAATACGGTGCAGACGGTAAACCGCTGTGGCGTTATCTGCATACCGCACCGATTACCGCCTTTCACAGCACCGGAGCCGGCGTTATTATCGGATTTTCCGACGGGAAGCTGGTAAGCCTCGATTCTGAGGGTAATGTAGTGTTTGACTTTTATCCGGGCGGCAGCGACTATCAGGTTATACTGGGCGCAGCGCTTTCTGCAGACGGACAGCTGGCCGCCTGTGTATGCGGGATTGACCGCCAGCGGGTATTGCTCATACGGATAGACGGCAACAAGTATAAAATTGTACACCATCGATACTTGGAAGGGAATCTCCGCAGGCAGGTCTTTGTCGATTTCGATATACAAGGAGAGAATGCAGTATTCGAGTGTGCGGAAGGCATCGGTTTTATCGATTGTAATCAGCTGATATCGGGCATTATGCCGCAGCACGGTATAGTGCTCGGCAGCGGGGAAATTCCGTATAAGGGAATCACGGCGGTTATCAGCAAACAGGAAAAAAACGCTCTGCTGTCCTTTATTGAATCGCCTATGTATGTCGTCGGGAAAACGGCCTTTCCTTCAGAAAACACCTTTCTTATGCAGGAGCGGCAAACGATTTTCCTAGCAACCGATACGAAATTGGCACGTATCGATATAAAATAAAGTGTAAAAGAGGCTTCTGCTATGAAACGATTTTTCTTTTTTGCCTTAGCTTTAGCGGTATGTACCGGATTATATGCATTGGATTGGCCGACAGACACACAAAATTTTTTGCGGCTTTTCGGTCAATGCATTGGGGAGAAAACTTTTGAGCAAGGGCTGACTTTTGAAAACACATCGACGGTACGTGCTGCCGATGACGGTATTCTTTTAATTGCTCTCGATAGAAGATACGGAACCGGTGCATTCCCTTCTACGTTGGGAAATGCGTTGATATTTTTACACGATGACGGGCTGCAGACGGTTTACGGAAATCTTGACGCTAACGCAGTGTTCCTAAGCAGAGTAACAACCGAATCAAATGCGGTTATCGGAAGGACGGGAAACAGCGGATGGGGAAAACCGAACGACCTTATCTTTCAAGTAAGCGACAGTCAGAAAAAAGTATATATCAATCCGCTGCTGCTGCTTCCGTCTGTCAACGATAAAATCGCACCGCAAATACAAAATGTCGTTTTGATAAATGAACAAAACACAGCCTTTCAAATGAACGGACAAAAAACCGTGCGGCAGGGAAGCTATGAACTGTATGCGGATATTTCCGACACGGCTTCGCAGGGAGGCCTTAGTTTTAGTCCTTTCCGGATTACTATTTTTGTAAACGGTACAAATATCCGAACCATTCCGTTTGAAACCATTGCGGAAAAAGACGGCGATTCTTATTTAGGCAACACCGCCTTTACCGACACGCTGCTGTACCGGCGGAAAAATGAGCTGTATTTAGGCAAAATTATCTTAAACCGCGGAAAATCCGATATATTAATTACGGCACGGGATATAACCGGCAACGAAAAATCCGAACGGTTTACCATCCAAGTCGACTAGCGGATCAGGGAAAACGTATCAGACTGTATTTTTAACAGCCCCGCAAAATAATTGGGTCTGTTCAACCAGAGTTGAACCGCTTCGCGGTTCAAATGGTCTCACAGTCCCAATTATTTTGCGGTATTGGATATATCCGTCCGATACGTTTTCCTTTTCCTTGGAAAGGCTGCGCGAAATTTAAAAAATTTCGCACAGTTTATTTTAGAAAAAGGGCAATTGCATCAGATAAATAAATAAGAATCGCAGAAGAATGGAGGTTGGGCAAGCATTTGAACCGCGAAGAGGTTCAATTCTGATTGCACTGCCTCCATTCTTCTGCGGGGATGTTCCACAAACGTCTGATGCAATTGCCCTGCGGAGGAATTGTGAAAAAATATGAACTGATACAGGCGTTGATTGAGGCGGGGGCTGTTTCCGTTATTCGGGCGGAAAATAAGGCACAGGGGCTTAAAATCGTGGAAGCCGTGCGTGCAGGGGGGATTACCGCTATCGAAATTACCATGACCGTACCGCACGCCGACGAAATTATCCGCGAGTTAAGCGAGGCATTCGGTTCGGATATACTGTTGGGCGCGGGTACGGTGCTCGATGCGGAGACGGCACGTGCCTGTATTATTGCAGGCGCTCAATATATCGTCGGGCCGTCTTTTAACGAAGACTGCGCACGCCTTTGCAATCGGTATGCGGTGCCGTACATTCCCGGTGTTATGACGCCGCAGGAGGCGGTGCGCGCACTTGAGTTCGGCGCCGACATTCTCAAGCTGTTTCCGGCAGAGCTTTTCGGGCCGAAAATCATCAGCGCCTTTAAGGGGCCGCTTCCGCAGGGAACCTATATGCCTACCGGCGGTATTACTGCCGAAAACGCAGCCGAGTGGATTAAGGCGGGAGCTGCGGTACTCGGTATCGGCGGCGCCCTTACGAAAGGAGCTAAAACCGGTGATTTTGAATCGGTTACCCGCACCGCCCGTCAATTAAAAGAGGCGGTTGCCGCAGCACGCAGTAAATCCATCTAAGGGGGAACTTCTGAAAAACCGGAGTTTTTAGAACTTTCGGCTATAATTGTAATGATCGTTATGAATGAATATTCGGAAACAGGCACATTGCTTAAAAGAAGACAAGAAAACAAGTGGCTTTTGGTATTTGAAAGCCTTGTAACCGGTTTAATTACCGGCTTGGTTATTACGGGCTTTCGGCTCTCAATCTCGTATCTTAGAAATACCCGTGTTGCGTTATACGGTGTTATACGGACTACGGGTGTGCGAGGCGTCCTCCTTGCGCTGGCAGTTTTGGTACTAGCGGGATTATTTATCGGCTTTATCATTACAAAATGGCCGATGATTAAAGGCGGCGGAGTGGCGCAGATTGAAGGCGTCTTTATGAAAAAGCTGCAGTTTTCCCCGCTTTACGAGCTCCCGCTCAAGTTTATCGGCGGTGTTCTCGGCATCGGACTGGGACTTTCGATGGGGCGAGAAGGGCCTTCTGTCCAACTGGGTGCATATATCGGCGATGCTGTTGAACGGCTGGGAAAGCGCTCGTTTACCGAACGGGTGTGCTTGATTACCGCAGGGGCAGCCGCCGGTCTTTCTGCAACATTCAACGCTCCTTTTGCTGCAATTGTCTTTGCGCTTGAAGATATCCATCATCATTTAACTCCCCTGCTTTTAGCCTGTGTCATGGCAGGTTCTTTTGCAGGCGATTTTGCGGGAAGCATTTTTTTAGGCAGGGGGCCGATTTTCCGATTTTTTACGGCTGTGGAATTTCCGCTTTCTCAATTTGCATGGCTGATAGGGCTGGGCATATTCGTCGCGCTTATAGGACACGGGTTTAAGCAGTCGATTTATTTGTTCCAACGATGCTATAAAACACTGCATATCCCGCCGATCTTACGGCCTGTTATTCCGTTCCTGCTGTCGCTGCCGGTCGGCTTGTGGCACAGTTATTCTTCGGGCGGCGGCGACGGGTTGATACGAATACTGACCGAACAATCTTTTCCGATTACGATGCTGTTGATGTTCTTAACTGTTAAGCTTCTTTTTACCGGAATCTCCGCAGGGTCGGGCGCAATCGGCGGTATTTTTGTACCGCTCCTTGCCTGCGGCGCGGTAGGAGGCGCACTGTATGCAACCGTATTAGTGCATTTCGGTTTATTGGCACAGGAGCACGTCAATACAATGATTCTCTTCGGCATGGCTGCCTGTTTTACCACCGTTATTAAAGCGCCGCTTACCGCCTGCGCTATCGTGTTTGAAACAAGCGGCGCCCTCCCCCAGCTAAGCGGGTTGGTGCTGACCTGCCTTACGGCCTATCTAACGGCGAGTTTTATCGGTTCGCAGGCGCACGATCATATTCTCCTGACGCAAATTCTTGAGTCGGATAGCCGTGCAGTGAATAAAAAATCCGGTACGGAATCCGGCAGCCCTCAGCTTTATGAACTACCGATCGGCTTGCATTCAATCGCAGCCTTAAAGAAAATCAACGAAATGGAATGGCCGCAAAAATGCCGCATCGTCGGCGTTATGCACGGTGAACACGAATCTATTCCCGATGGTAATACCGTACTGTATCCCGGCGATAAATTGATTGTCCTTGCAGAAGATGATACAGGCGATATTTTGGAAATACTCACCGTCTTAACCGAATAGCAAGCGTTCCGTAAAAACGGGTGTGAGCGCCGTTAAAAATCTTACTTTTTTTTAGGTAATCTTACAAATTTTTCTTGCTATTTACCATATTCGCAGTTATACTGATAGAATGAGTAAACATTCGCATCTCTATCAGTATATACTCATAGAGTAAAAATACGCGGGTGATATGTATTATAGTTAAGGAGGAGATTATGAGTATTTCAAAAGAAAATATTTATAAGCTCGAAGGCCGTGTCCCGCTAAAAACGGCAATCCCTCTCGGTATGCAGCATGTTTTGGCTATGTATGCCGGAAACCTCGCCCCGATTTTAGTTATATCGGGTGTTCTTAATATCCCGGCGGATATTAAAGTTTCGCTGCTGCAAAGCGCTATGTTTGTTGCCGGCGCCGTCACATTCGTCCAGTTGCGGCCTATCTGGAAAATCGGTTCGGGACTCCCCACCGTTATGGGAACCAGCTCGGGATTTATCCCTGTCGCTATCGGGGTTGGACTGCAGTATGCCGCGATGGGAGACTGGTCAAACGGGTATGCCGCTATTCTCGGAGCATCCCTTATCGGCGGTTTAATGGAGTTCATGCTTGGTTTTATCGTAAAACCGCTCCGCAAGTTCTTACCGCACGTCGTTACCGGAACCGTTGTTACCACTTTGGGAATTTCGCTTATCCCCGTCGGTATTAAATTTGTCGGCGGTGGAGTCGGTCTTGAAAAAACTCCCGGATTCGGCTCGATAAAGAATCTGTTAGTTGCCCTTTTCGTCTTTTTAACAATTATCTTTATCCGGCAAATGTTTACCGGTTTCTTGAGCATCTCCTCCATTCTAATCGGGCTTATTGCAGGGTATATCGTTGCAATCTTTGCCGGTATGGTTGATTTTACACCGGTAAAAAATGCGGCATGGATTTCCGCTCCGCTGCCCTTCTTTGCAGTAGGGCACCTGAACCTCACCTTCCATTGGGATGCTATTGTCCCATTCCTGCTCGTCTATCTTGCGACAACTGTAGAGACAATCGGTGATAACACCGGTATCGCAGTCGGCGGTCTCGGACGCGACATAACCGACAAAGAATTACAGGGGGCGGTTCATGCAGACGGTTTCGGCAGTATGTTTGCGGCAATCTTCGGCGTTATGCCGAATACCTCGTTCAGCCAGAACGTCGGGCTTATCGGTATGACAAAGGTCGTTAACCGCTTTACCATCGGTATCGGCGCAGGCTTCTTGGTATTGTGCGGTTTCTTCCCCAAACTCGGCGCAATTGTTTCGACTATCCCGAACCCGGTATTGGGCGGCGGTGTATTGCTGATGTTCAGTATGATCACCATGAGCGGTTTAAACTTGATTTATCAAAGCGGAAAAATTGCAGAACGCGATGTTGTCATTATCGCAGCATCGCTCGGCGTTGCCTTCGGTTTAAGCAATGTACAAGAAGTCATGCAGCACCTGCCGATGTGGTTCCAGAATATCTTTAAACAGGCCATCGTCGGCGCCTTTGTTACCGCGCTTATTTTGAATCTCTTGTTGCCTAAATCAAAAGATAAAGAGACAACATGATAAGGAAAATTGGGACCGCCCGAAAACTGAAAACCTATCGGCTTTTTCTGTAAGGAGATGATTCATTATATCCGCTAAAGCGGATTGCGAAACGGTTTTTAGCCCGTTTCCTAAAGCTTTAGATACGATGATGAAACTAAGTCATTACTATGATAAAGCCTTAGCTTTAAACTCGCAGGGATGGCGAAAAAGTAATCGACTTTTAAGACATCCCCGGCTCCCAATACCCTACCCCGATGCTTTGCATCTTTGCATTGGGGTTATAATTTTTCTAAAAAAGTAGTTCTAGGAGGAGATAATGGATGTCTCGAAAGAGAATATTTACCGGCTTGAAGGGCGTGTCCCATTAAGGACGGCAATTCCATTAGGTATGCAGCATGTTT from the Treponema vincentii F0403 genome contains:
- a CDS encoding flavin reductase family protein, which gives rise to MQKNAKKELGVHPFLFPMPVLMVATYGEDGKVDVMNMAWGGICAENMVLMNIDESHKTAANLKHKQAFTLSVADIPHIAEADFFGIASGNKMPDKFERSGLTAVKSKKVDAPIIEEFPLTLECKVVEIKNAVFGFYVVGEIVGVLADEAVLNEKGKVESAKLNAFIFDQFQNGYYAIGEKVGQAWKSGVGLMKK
- the aspA gene encoding aspartate ammonia-lyase is translated as MPKNLGGNNAEEHDLLGYRDVPDEAYYGVQTLRCMENFNITGVHLSAYPGFIKALAMVKQAAAQANYELGLLEKPAAEAIITACKEIIAGKLHDQFPADMIQGGAGTSTNMNANEVIANRALELLGHKKGEYTFCHPNNHINLAQSTNDAYPTAAKLGICLHTESLVTELENLIASFRKKGKEFGGHIKMGRTQLQDAVPMTLGQEFESYAASLEGEVPHIRHAVSGLLEINMGATAIGTGINSDPAYADLVTKRLAEISGYPVTKAKNLIAATNDTTCFVSYSGQLKRLAVKISKICNDLRLLGSGPRAGLNEIHLPAMQPGSSIMPGKVNPVIPEVMNQVCFRVIGNDTTVMMASEAGQLELNVFEPVIIYSILESISILNNGMSTLRLRCIDGIDANVERCKELTYRSIGLVTALNPVLGYEISSDIAKTALKDDRSVYDLVLERGLLSKEALDEILKPENMTQPKKMHKL
- a CDS encoding cytidine deaminase, which codes for MKDSSKYDHLFEQALEAAKNAYAPYSHFRVGAALLLDDGCVVTGVNVENRSYGLTNCAERTAIFSAVAMGKRNFTAIAIATPDADYPVGPCGACRQVISEFMQPDAPVIFGSSAGNRIETTVSGVYPFDSLHELQQK
- a CDS encoding peptidoglycan DD-metalloendopeptidase family protein; amino-acid sequence: MKRFFFFALALAVCTGLYALDWPTDTQNFLRLFGQCIGEKTFEQGLTFENTSTVRAADDGILLIALDRRYGTGAFPSTLGNALIFLHDDGLQTVYGNLDANAVFLSRVTTESNAVIGRTGNSGWGKPNDLIFQVSDSQKKVYINPLLLLPSVNDKIAPQIQNVVLINEQNTAFQMNGQKTVRQGSYELYADISDTASQGGLSFSPFRITIFVNGTNIRTIPFETIAEKDGDSYLGNTAFTDTLLYRRKNELYLGKIILNRGKSDILITARDITGNEKSERFTIQVD
- a CDS encoding bifunctional 2-keto-4-hydroxyglutarate aldolase/2-keto-3-deoxy-6-phosphogluconate aldolase — encoded protein: MKKYELIQALIEAGAVSVIRAENKAQGLKIVEAVRAGGITAIEITMTVPHADEIIRELSEAFGSDILLGAGTVLDAETARACIIAGAQYIVGPSFNEDCARLCNRYAVPYIPGVMTPQEAVRALEFGADILKLFPAELFGPKIISAFKGPLPQGTYMPTGGITAENAAEWIKAGAAVLGIGGALTKGAKTGDFESVTRTARQLKEAVAAARSKSI
- a CDS encoding ClC family H(+)/Cl(-) exchange transporter gives rise to the protein MNEYSETGTLLKRRQENKWLLVFESLVTGLITGLVITGFRLSISYLRNTRVALYGVIRTTGVRGVLLALAVLVLAGLFIGFIITKWPMIKGGGVAQIEGVFMKKLQFSPLYELPLKFIGGVLGIGLGLSMGREGPSVQLGAYIGDAVERLGKRSFTERVCLITAGAAAGLSATFNAPFAAIVFALEDIHHHLTPLLLACVMAGSFAGDFAGSIFLGRGPIFRFFTAVEFPLSQFAWLIGLGIFVALIGHGFKQSIYLFQRCYKTLHIPPILRPVIPFLLSLPVGLWHSYSSGGGDGLIRILTEQSFPITMLLMFLTVKLLFTGISAGSGAIGGIFVPLLACGAVGGALYATVLVHFGLLAQEHVNTMILFGMAACFTTVIKAPLTACAIVFETSGALPQLSGLVLTCLTAYLTASFIGSQAHDHILLTQILESDSRAVNKKSGTESGSPQLYELPIGLHSIAALKKINEMEWPQKCRIVGVMHGEHESIPDGNTVLYPGDKLIVLAEDDTGDILEILTVLTE
- a CDS encoding uracil-xanthine permease family protein, with the translated sequence MSISKENIYKLEGRVPLKTAIPLGMQHVLAMYAGNLAPILVISGVLNIPADIKVSLLQSAMFVAGAVTFVQLRPIWKIGSGLPTVMGTSSGFIPVAIGVGLQYAAMGDWSNGYAAILGASLIGGLMEFMLGFIVKPLRKFLPHVVTGTVVTTLGISLIPVGIKFVGGGVGLEKTPGFGSIKNLLVALFVFLTIIFIRQMFTGFLSISSILIGLIAGYIVAIFAGMVDFTPVKNAAWISAPLPFFAVGHLNLTFHWDAIVPFLLVYLATTVETIGDNTGIAVGGLGRDITDKELQGAVHADGFGSMFAAIFGVMPNTSFSQNVGLIGMTKVVNRFTIGIGAGFLVLCGFFPKLGAIVSTIPNPVLGGGVLLMFSMITMSGLNLIYQSGKIAERDVVIIAASLGVAFGLSNVQEVMQHLPMWFQNIFKQAIVGAFVTALILNLLLPKSKDKETT